Proteins encoded in a region of the Streptomyces sp. NBC_00310 genome:
- a CDS encoding SGNH/GDSL hydrolase family protein, with amino-acid sequence MRRRVWGTAVVLALLATVAPVASARAAADGASEPAPLERLFDNRAVSEDARPGEADFDGSGGSLSAADLAGAGWTPGRALTVQGARLTWPRRTAGEPDNVRAAGQSVRVRGRGDALAFLVAATGGARGAAEARQCRGHERAEARRAEHGRVLDTGSSASAAEPCGAATGTGTVRYTNGTRSPYRLTAPDWRTGPLATKAVALPHINTPDGQLTEKARLYVVTVPIARGREVASVTLPRNRDVHVFALSVRPESRGWTGGWAASTSGYTAVGPWTDRTLRLVVHTSAGGPRVRIRLDNTFASAPVRVGSATVALQATGATARSAPVPLSFRGAAGTEIPAGAQAFSDPLGFEVPPGANLLVSFHLPGTVTAAPVHRLAQQTSYVSEPGDHAGDRSAAAYASTLTTWPLLTGVDVGGGPGSVVLLGDSITDGEKTTADANRRWPDVLAGRLRSQEEIPRYGVLNQGISANRVVTDRYPGDGVSTDTGGVSALHRLDRDVLAQTSARTVVVFEGVNDVRWGATAGEVVAGLREIAARGHERGLRMLVATIAPCEGETRCTAAADAQRVAVNEWIRGSEEFDGVLDFDAVLRDPGSPARLLPAYDSGDHLHPNETGLAALAESVDLRLL; translated from the coding sequence GTGCGCCGACGCGTCTGGGGAACGGCCGTCGTACTGGCACTCTTGGCGACGGTCGCACCCGTCGCCTCGGCTCGGGCCGCCGCCGACGGAGCGTCTGAACCGGCGCCGCTGGAACGCCTCTTCGACAACCGGGCGGTCAGCGAGGACGCCCGGCCGGGCGAGGCCGACTTCGACGGCTCCGGTGGTTCTCTCTCCGCCGCCGATCTGGCGGGTGCGGGGTGGACGCCCGGGCGTGCGCTGACCGTCCAGGGCGCGCGCCTGACCTGGCCGCGCCGCACGGCGGGCGAGCCCGACAACGTACGCGCCGCCGGCCAGTCCGTACGCGTACGGGGCCGGGGCGACGCCCTCGCCTTCCTCGTCGCCGCCACGGGCGGCGCCCGCGGAGCTGCGGAGGCGCGCCAGTGTCGAGGGCACGAGCGCGCGGAGGCCCGAAGGGCTGAGCACGGTCGTGTTCTCGACACCGGCTCCAGCGCCTCTGCGGCGGAGCCATGTGGCGCCGCGACCGGCACCGGCACGGTCCGCTACACGAACGGCACCCGCTCCCCGTACCGCCTCACGGCGCCCGACTGGCGCACCGGCCCGCTCGCGACCAAGGCCGTGGCCCTCCCCCACATCAACACGCCCGACGGTCAACTCACCGAGAAGGCACGCCTGTACGTCGTCACCGTCCCGATCGCCCGGGGTCGCGAGGTCGCCTCGGTGACCCTGCCGCGCAACCGGGACGTCCATGTCTTCGCCCTGTCCGTGCGCCCCGAGTCGCGCGGCTGGACCGGCGGTTGGGCCGCCTCCACCTCCGGCTACACGGCCGTGGGCCCCTGGACCGACCGGACGCTGCGGCTCGTCGTCCACACCTCGGCGGGCGGGCCCCGGGTGCGGATCCGGCTCGACAACACCTTCGCGTCGGCGCCGGTACGGGTGGGGAGCGCGACGGTGGCCCTGCAGGCGACGGGCGCGACCGCCCGCAGCGCGCCGGTGCCGCTGTCCTTCCGGGGTGCGGCGGGCACCGAGATCCCGGCCGGCGCACAGGCGTTCAGCGACCCGCTGGGCTTCGAGGTGCCCCCGGGCGCCAATCTCCTGGTGAGCTTCCATCTGCCGGGAACCGTGACGGCCGCGCCCGTGCACCGGCTCGCCCAGCAGACGTCGTACGTCAGCGAACCGGGCGACCACGCGGGCGACCGCTCGGCGGCGGCGTACGCCTCGACGCTCACCACCTGGCCGCTGCTGACCGGCGTGGACGTGGGCGGCGGGCCGGGCTCCGTCGTGCTCCTCGGGGACTCGATCACCGACGGGGAGAAGACGACGGCCGACGCGAACCGGCGGTGGCCGGACGTGCTGGCCGGGCGACTGCGGAGCCAGGAGGAGATCCCGCGCTACGGCGTCCTCAACCAGGGGATCTCGGCGAACCGGGTGGTCACCGACCGCTATCCCGGCGACGGCGTCTCCACCGACACCGGCGGCGTGAGCGCCCTGCACCGCCTGGACCGTGATGTCCTCGCCCAGACCTCCGCCCGTACCGTCGTGGTCTTCGAGGGCGTCAACGACGTCCGCTGGGGTGCGACGGCGGGCGAGGTCGTCGCCGGACTGCGGGAGATCGCGGCCCGGGGACACGAGCGGGGCCTGCGCATGCTCGTGGCGACGATCGCGCCCTGCGAGGGCGAGACCCGCTGCACGGCCGCCGCCGACGCCCAGCGGGTCGCGGTGAACGAGTGGATCCGAGGCAGCGAGGAGTTCGACGGAGTCCTCGACTTCGACGCGGTGCTCCGGGACCCGGGGAGTCCGGCTCGGCTGCTTCCCGCGTACGACAGCGGGGACCATCTGCATCCGAACGAAACGGGGCTGGCGGCGCTGGCCGAGTCGGTCGACCTCCGCCTGCTGTGA
- a CDS encoding DUF6278 family protein: MNISFLGNWRKRRDPAFGVAVFTGGDGDDDGHEGLAELLSECELLRAQAARSGVELDDSAASLEALDQLVPLWRDDEETLAWLGNDAGLYLGTVVVRTVPGARWEIWPHGQPVVRLLSGREIDVVEAGQEWAATGAPELSQLYAEVAEG, encoded by the coding sequence ATGAACATCTCTTTCCTGGGCAACTGGCGCAAGAGGCGTGACCCCGCTTTCGGGGTCGCGGTGTTCACCGGCGGCGACGGAGACGACGACGGTCACGAGGGACTCGCCGAACTTCTCTCCGAATGTGAACTGCTGCGCGCGCAGGCCGCGCGGTCCGGTGTCGAACTCGACGACTCCGCGGCCTCGTTGGAAGCGCTCGACCAGCTCGTCCCGCTCTGGCGCGACGACGAGGAGACCCTGGCCTGGCTCGGGAACGACGCCGGGCTCTACCTGGGCACGGTCGTCGTACGGACCGTCCCGGGTGCCCGCTGGGAGATCTGGCCCCATGGCCAGCCGGTGGTGCGCCTTTTGTCCGGCCGTGAGATCGACGTGGTCGAGGCGGGCCAGGAGTGGGCGGCCACCGGTGCGCCGGAACTCTCCCAGCTGTACGCCGAGGTCGCGGAGGGGTGA
- a CDS encoding exodeoxyribonuclease III: protein MRIATWNVNSITARLPRLLAWLESSGTDVLCLQEAKIAEDGFPSDALREAGYEAAVHATGRWNGVAVISRVGIEDVVKGLPGDPGYDGVVEPRAISATCGPVRVWSVYVPNGREVDHPHYAYKLQWFEALKAAVAGDAAGSRPFAVMGDYNVAPTDDDVHDVAAFEGLTHVTPAERAALASLREAGLSDVVPRPLKYEHPFTYWDYRQLCFPKNRGMRIDLVYGNEPFAKAVTDSYVDREERKGKGASDHAPVVVDLEV, encoded by the coding sequence ATGCGCATCGCGACCTGGAACGTGAACTCGATCACCGCCCGCCTCCCGCGGCTCCTGGCCTGGCTGGAGAGCAGCGGCACGGACGTGCTCTGCCTCCAGGAGGCCAAGATCGCCGAGGACGGCTTCCCGTCCGACGCCCTGCGCGAGGCGGGCTACGAGGCGGCCGTGCACGCGACGGGCCGGTGGAACGGCGTGGCGGTGATCTCCCGCGTCGGCATCGAGGACGTGGTCAAGGGCCTGCCCGGCGACCCCGGCTACGACGGCGTCGTGGAGCCCCGCGCGATCTCCGCGACCTGCGGCCCGGTCCGCGTCTGGTCGGTGTACGTGCCGAACGGCCGCGAGGTCGACCACCCGCACTACGCGTACAAGCTCCAGTGGTTCGAGGCCCTCAAGGCCGCCGTCGCGGGCGACGCGGCCGGCAGTCGCCCCTTCGCCGTCATGGGCGATTACAACGTGGCGCCGACGGACGACGACGTGCACGACGTCGCCGCCTTCGAGGGCCTCACCCATGTCACCCCCGCCGAGCGCGCCGCCCTCGCCTCCCTCCGCGAGGCCGGCCTCTCCGACGTCGTCCCCCGCCCCCTCAAGTACGAGCACCCGTTCACGTACTGGGACTACCGCCAGCTCTGCTTCCCGAAGAACCGAGGCATGCGCATCGACCTCGTCTACGGCAACGAGCCGTTCGCCAAGGCGGTGACCGACTCGTACGTGGACCGGGAGGAGCGCAAGGGCAAGGGCGCGTCGGATCATGCGCCGGTCGTGGTGGACCTGGAGGTGTAG
- the ggt gene encoding gamma-glutamyltransferase, which translates to MRLRRPVARKLAVLAATSAVLSVGAAPPTSAATDTVEKSPVAVGYGGAVSSVDPDASAVGIEVLRKGGNAVDAAVATAAALGVTEPYSAGIGGGGYFVYYDAESRAVHTIDGRETAPLSADENLFLENGTPIPFAEAVTSGLSVGTPGTPATWQTALRSWGSKPLGKLLKPAEKLARDGFTVDATFRAQTASNEARFRNFPATADLFLPGGALPVVGSTLKNPDLARTYAELGRKGVGALYRGDLAQDIVDTVNKPPVDPGSGYNARPGDLTTADLAAYRAKHQAPTRASYRGLGVYGMAPSSSGGTTVAEALNILERTDLSKASDVQYLHRYIEASRIAFADRGRWVGDPAFEDVPTKGLLSQRFADSRECLIKDDAVLTSPVAPGDPRNPVPCATGGTAAPTTYEGDSTTHLTVADKWGNVVSYTLTIEQTGGSGITVPGRGFLLNNELTDFSFTPANPTVHDPNLPGPGKRPRSSMSPTIVLDRHDRPVVALGSPGGATIITTVLQTLTGFLDRGLPLVDAIAAPRASQRNQTTTELEPGLWNSPLRAELEAIGHGFRQNPEIGAATAVQRLSNGRWLAAAETVRRGGGAAMVVHPTK; encoded by the coding sequence ATGCGTCTGCGTCGCCCTGTCGCGCGGAAACTGGCTGTACTGGCGGCAACGTCCGCCGTGTTGTCGGTGGGGGCGGCCCCGCCGACCTCCGCCGCTACGGACACCGTCGAGAAGTCCCCGGTCGCCGTCGGCTACGGCGGTGCCGTCTCCAGCGTCGACCCGGACGCCTCCGCCGTCGGCATCGAGGTGCTCCGCAAGGGCGGCAACGCGGTCGACGCGGCCGTCGCCACCGCCGCCGCGCTCGGTGTCACCGAGCCCTACTCGGCGGGCATCGGCGGAGGCGGCTACTTCGTCTACTACGACGCCGAGTCCCGTGCGGTGCACACCATCGACGGCCGGGAGACCGCGCCCCTGAGCGCCGACGAGAACCTCTTCCTGGAGAACGGCACACCGATCCCGTTCGCCGAGGCCGTCACCAGCGGGCTGAGCGTCGGTACGCCCGGCACCCCGGCAACCTGGCAGACGGCGCTGAGGAGTTGGGGCAGCAAGCCACTCGGCAAGCTGCTGAAGCCCGCCGAGAAGCTCGCCCGCGACGGGTTCACCGTCGACGCGACCTTCCGCGCCCAGACCGCCTCCAACGAGGCCCGGTTCCGCAACTTCCCCGCCACGGCCGACCTGTTCCTCCCCGGCGGCGCGCTGCCGGTGGTCGGCTCGACCCTCAAGAACCCCGATCTGGCCCGCACCTACGCGGAGTTGGGCCGCAAGGGCGTCGGGGCCCTCTACCGGGGCGACCTCGCGCAGGACATCGTCGACACGGTCAACAAACCGCCGGTGGACCCGGGTTCGGGCTACAACGCCCGTCCCGGCGACCTGACCACCGCCGACCTCGCCGCATACCGCGCCAAGCACCAGGCGCCCACCAGGGCCTCGTACCGGGGTCTCGGCGTCTACGGGATGGCCCCCTCGTCCTCCGGCGGCACGACGGTCGCCGAGGCCCTCAACATCCTTGAGCGGACCGACCTCTCGAAGGCGAGCGACGTCCAGTACCTGCACCGCTACATCGAGGCCAGCCGTATCGCCTTCGCCGACCGTGGCCGCTGGGTCGGCGACCCCGCCTTCGAGGACGTGCCGACGAAGGGGCTGCTGTCGCAGAGGTTCGCCGACTCGCGTGAGTGCCTGATCAAGGACGACGCGGTACTGACCAGCCCCGTCGCGCCGGGTGACCCGCGCAATCCGGTGCCCTGCGCGACCGGCGGTACGGCCGCGCCGACGACGTACGAGGGCGACAGCACGACCCACCTCACGGTCGCCGACAAGTGGGGCAACGTCGTCTCGTACACGCTCACCATCGAGCAGACCGGCGGCAGCGGCATCACCGTGCCGGGCCGGGGCTTCCTGCTCAACAACGAGCTGACGGACTTCTCCTTCACCCCGGCTAACCCGACCGTGCACGACCCCAACCTGCCGGGGCCGGGCAAGCGGCCGCGCTCGTCGATGTCGCCGACGATCGTGCTCGACCGGCACGACAGGCCCGTGGTGGCGCTCGGCTCGCCGGGCGGCGCGACCATCATCACGACCGTGCTGCAGACCCTGACCGGGTTCCTCGACCGGGGCCTGCCCCTGGTCGACGCGATCGCCGCGCCGCGCGCCAGCCAGCGCAACCAGACCACCACCGAGCTCGAACCGGGCCTGTGGAACAGCCCGTTGAGGGCCGAACTCGAAGCCATCGGGCACGGCTTCCGGCAGAACCCGGAGATCGGCGCGGCCACCGCCGTCCAGCGCCTGTCGAACGGCAGGTGGCTGGCCGCCGCGGAGACCGTACGGCGCGGGGGCGGCGCGGCGATGGTCGTGCACCCCACGAAGTAG
- the pcaDC gene encoding bifunctional 3-oxoadipate enol-lactonase/4-carboxymuconolactone decarboxylase PcaDC has product MSETQIPALQYRFDGPDDAPVLILGPSLGTTWHMWDRQVPELTKQWRIFRFDLPGHGGAPAYPGGSVTELAARLLATLDAVGVQRFGYAGCALGGAIGAELALRHPERLASLALIAASPRFGTADEFRQRGVIVRTNGLDPIARTSPDRWFTGGFAAAQPAITEWAVQMVRTTDPGCYIAACEALASFDVRAELGRIGVPTLVLVGSDDQVTGPAEARTLVAGIPDARLAVVPGASHLVPVEQPAAVTDLLVRHFSTAWQPAYDSTTGQVAIPAAPVKPALAAVPPQSGPVAEIAPAAVQPEALGRPDPYDTGLKVRREVLGDAHVDRALASADEFSGDFQEFITRYAWGEIWDRPGLDRRSRSCVTLTALVAGGHLDELAFHTRAALRNGLTPNEIKEVLLQAAVYCGVPAANSAFRVAQQVIREETTPEE; this is encoded by the coding sequence GTGAGTGAGACGCAGATCCCCGCCCTCCAGTACCGGTTCGACGGGCCGGACGACGCCCCGGTCCTGATCCTCGGGCCCTCGCTCGGCACGACCTGGCACATGTGGGACCGCCAGGTCCCGGAACTGACCAAACAGTGGCGGATCTTCCGCTTCGACCTGCCGGGCCACGGCGGCGCGCCCGCGTACCCCGGCGGCTCGGTCACCGAGTTGGCCGCCCGCCTGCTGGCCACGCTCGACGCCGTCGGCGTGCAGCGCTTCGGCTACGCGGGCTGCGCGCTGGGCGGCGCCATCGGGGCCGAACTCGCGCTGCGCCACCCCGAACGCCTCGCCTCCCTCGCGCTGATCGCCGCCTCGCCCCGCTTCGGCACGGCCGACGAGTTCCGTCAGCGCGGGGTGATCGTCCGGACGAACGGTCTCGACCCGATCGCCCGGACGTCCCCGGACCGCTGGTTCACCGGCGGGTTCGCGGCGGCGCAGCCCGCGATCACCGAGTGGGCCGTGCAGATGGTCCGCACCACCGACCCCGGCTGCTACATCGCCGCCTGCGAGGCGCTCGCCTCGTTCGACGTCCGCGCCGAGCTCGGCCGCATCGGTGTCCCCACACTGGTCCTCGTCGGCTCCGACGACCAGGTCACCGGCCCCGCCGAGGCCCGCACGCTCGTCGCGGGCATCCCGGACGCCCGGCTCGCCGTCGTCCCCGGCGCCTCGCACCTCGTGCCGGTCGAGCAGCCCGCCGCGGTCACCGACCTCCTCGTCCGCCACTTCTCCACGGCCTGGCAGCCCGCCTACGACTCCACCACCGGCCAGGTCGCCATCCCGGCGGCCCCGGTCAAACCGGCCCTCGCCGCCGTCCCGCCGCAGAGCGGACCGGTCGCCGAGATCGCCCCGGCCGCCGTCCAGCCCGAGGCGCTGGGGAGACCGGACCCGTACGACACCGGCCTCAAGGTCCGCCGCGAGGTGCTCGGCGACGCGCACGTCGACCGGGCGCTGGCCTCGGCGGACGAGTTCTCCGGCGACTTCCAGGAGTTCATCACCCGCTACGCCTGGGGCGAGATCTGGGACCGGCCCGGCCTCGACCGCCGCTCCCGCAGCTGCGTCACGCTGACCGCCCTCGTCGCCGGCGGACACCTGGACGAACTCGCCTTCCACACCCGCGCCGCCCTCCGCAACGGCCTCACCCCGAACGAGATCAAGGAAGTCCTCCTCCAGGCCGCCGTCTACTGCGGGGTGCCGGCCGCGAACAGCGCGTTCCGGGTGGCCCAGCAGGTCATCCGCGAGGAGACCACGCCCGAGGAGTGA
- a CDS encoding amino acid ABC transporter ATP-binding protein, producing MAVDPLIEMHDVNKYFGELHVLQDIDLTVGKGEVVVVIGPSGSGKSTLCRAINRLEPIHSGTILLDGQPLPDEGKALAALRADVGMVFQAFNLFAHKTVLQNVSLGQVKVRKRKKEDADKRSRELLDRVGLADQAPKYPAQLSGGQQQRVAIARALAMDPKVMLFDEPTSALDPEMINEVLEVMQQLAREGMTMVVVTHEMGFARSAANRVVFMADGRIVEDRTPDGFFTSPESDRAKDFLSKILKH from the coding sequence ATGGCGGTCGATCCGCTGATCGAGATGCACGACGTGAACAAGTACTTCGGCGAGCTGCATGTCCTCCAGGACATCGACCTCACTGTCGGCAAGGGGGAGGTGGTCGTGGTCATCGGCCCGTCGGGGTCGGGGAAGTCGACGCTGTGCAGGGCGATCAACCGGCTGGAGCCCATTCACTCCGGCACGATCCTGCTCGACGGGCAGCCGCTGCCGGACGAGGGCAAGGCCCTCGCGGCGCTCCGCGCGGACGTCGGCATGGTCTTCCAGGCCTTCAACCTCTTCGCGCACAAGACGGTCCTGCAGAATGTGTCGCTCGGTCAGGTCAAGGTCCGCAAACGGAAGAAGGAGGACGCCGACAAGCGTTCCCGCGAACTCCTCGACCGTGTCGGCCTCGCCGACCAGGCGCCGAAGTATCCGGCGCAGCTCTCCGGCGGTCAGCAGCAGCGTGTGGCCATCGCCCGCGCTCTTGCCATGGACCCCAAGGTCATGCTGTTCGACGAGCCGACCTCGGCCCTCGACCCGGAGATGATCAACGAAGTCCTCGAAGTCATGCAGCAGTTGGCGCGCGAGGGCATGACCATGGTCGTCGTCACCCATGAGATGGGTTTCGCCCGTTCCGCCGCCAATCGTGTCGTCTTCATGGCGGACGGCCGCATCGTCGAGGACCGCACTCCGGACGGTTTCTTCACCAGCCCGGAGAGCGACCGTGCCAAGGACTTTCTCTCCAAGATCCTCAAGCACTGA
- a CDS encoding MBL fold metallo-hydrolase has product MKLTKKSHACVRLEKDGRTLVIDPGGFSEEDAAAGADAVLVTHEHPDHFDEGRLRTALEGNPAAEIWTLRSVAEKISAAFPGRVHTVGHGDTFTAAGFDVQVHGELHAVIHPEIPRITNVGYLVDGGRVFHPGDALTVPDHAVETLMLPVMAPWSKISEVIDYVREVGPQRAYDIHDALLTDLARPIYDRQIGALGGAEHLRLAPGTSADV; this is encoded by the coding sequence ATGAAGCTCACGAAGAAGTCGCACGCCTGCGTCCGTCTGGAGAAGGACGGACGCACGCTCGTCATCGACCCGGGCGGGTTCAGCGAGGAGGACGCCGCGGCCGGCGCGGACGCCGTCCTGGTGACGCACGAGCATCCCGACCACTTCGACGAAGGACGGCTGCGGACGGCCCTGGAGGGCAACCCGGCCGCCGAGATCTGGACGCTGCGCTCGGTCGCCGAGAAGATCTCCGCCGCCTTCCCGGGCCGGGTCCACACCGTCGGCCACGGCGACACGTTCACCGCCGCCGGGTTCGACGTCCAGGTCCATGGCGAGCTCCACGCCGTCATCCACCCGGAGATCCCGCGCATCACCAACGTCGGCTACCTCGTCGACGGCGGCCGTGTCTTCCACCCCGGCGACGCCCTCACCGTCCCCGACCACGCCGTCGAGACGCTGATGCTCCCCGTCATGGCCCCCTGGAGCAAGATCTCCGAGGTCATCGACTACGTCCGGGAGGTCGGGCCCCAGCGCGCGTACGACATCCACGACGCGCTCCTCACCGACCTCGCCCGCCCCATCTACGACCGCCAGATCGGTGCCCTGGGCGGGGCGGAGCACCTGCGCCTGGCCCCCGGCACCTCGGCGGACGTCTGA
- a CDS encoding alpha/beta fold hydrolase — translation MRHPHGTTSRTTRALRTSAAGAVSATLVAGTALGLAPAAQAASGTTGTPTTRLVDIKGDGGTVLKANVVAPADASRAYPLLVLPTSWGLPQVEYLAQARKLADAGYVVVSYNVRGFWESGGYIEVAGPPDIADASKVIDWALANTPADAGHIGMAGLSYGAGISLLAAAHDKRVKAVAALSGWADLIDSIYGGRTQHLQAAALLDGAGRITGRQGPELQQIFENFYASNLAKEGDMIAWGKKRSPETYLDQINTNGTAVMLANAWGDSIFPPNQYADFYEKLTGPKRLELRPGDHATTEVTGLFGLPNDVWTDTQRWFDHYLKGTANGIDREQPVRLKSRTGGAFESYPDWKSVTATRKKIALTSGTTIRANVDSGANGGVVFLSSVLDQVAQLPPVASIPLLPRRWAAVWQSEKYATAQSVRGTAKLHTTVTATKESGTLVAYLYDVGPLGLGKLVSHAPYTFHGETPGTPFGVDLELLSTAYDVPAGHRLALVVDTVDPLYIEHNPTGAQLTFSSPPNDPSYVSIPLREQ, via the coding sequence GTGAGACACCCGCACGGCACGACATCGCGTACGACCAGGGCACTGCGCACGAGCGCCGCAGGTGCCGTCTCGGCCACCCTGGTCGCCGGCACGGCCCTGGGCCTGGCCCCCGCCGCCCAGGCGGCGTCCGGCACCACGGGCACCCCCACCACCCGCCTCGTCGATATCAAGGGCGACGGCGGCACGGTCCTCAAGGCCAACGTCGTCGCACCCGCCGACGCCTCACGCGCGTACCCGCTCCTCGTGCTGCCCACGAGCTGGGGCCTCCCCCAGGTCGAGTACCTGGCCCAGGCGCGGAAGCTGGCCGACGCCGGTTATGTCGTGGTCAGTTACAACGTCCGCGGCTTCTGGGAGTCCGGCGGATACATAGAGGTGGCGGGACCACCCGACATAGCCGACGCCTCCAAGGTGATCGACTGGGCCCTCGCCAACACCCCGGCCGACGCGGGGCACATCGGCATGGCGGGACTGTCGTACGGCGCGGGTATCAGCCTGCTCGCCGCCGCGCACGACAAGCGCGTCAAGGCGGTCGCCGCGCTGAGCGGCTGGGCGGACCTGATCGACTCGATCTACGGCGGACGCACCCAGCACCTCCAGGCGGCCGCCCTGCTGGACGGCGCCGGACGGATCACCGGCCGCCAGGGCCCCGAACTCCAGCAGATATTCGAGAACTTCTACGCCTCCAACCTGGCCAAGGAGGGGGACATGATCGCCTGGGGGAAGAAACGTTCCCCCGAGACCTATCTGGACCAGATCAACACCAACGGCACGGCGGTCATGCTCGCCAACGCCTGGGGCGACTCGATCTTCCCGCCCAACCAGTACGCCGACTTCTACGAGAAGCTCACCGGCCCCAAGCGGCTGGAGCTGCGCCCCGGCGACCACGCCACCACGGAGGTCACCGGACTGTTCGGGCTGCCCAACGACGTGTGGACGGACACCCAGCGCTGGTTCGACCACTATCTGAAGGGCACGGCCAACGGCATCGACCGCGAGCAGCCCGTGCGGCTCAAGTCCCGTACGGGCGGCGCCTTCGAGAGCTATCCGGACTGGAAGTCGGTCACCGCTACCAGGAAGAAGATCGCCCTGACGAGCGGCACCACGATCCGTGCGAACGTCGACTCGGGCGCGAACGGCGGGGTGGTCTTCCTGTCCAGCGTCCTGGACCAGGTGGCCCAACTCCCGCCCGTGGCCTCGATACCGCTGCTGCCGCGCCGCTGGGCGGCCGTGTGGCAGTCGGAGAAGTACGCGACGGCGCAGTCCGTGCGAGGCACCGCGAAACTGCACACCACGGTCACCGCCACCAAGGAGAGCGGCACCCTCGTCGCCTACCTGTACGACGTGGGCCCGCTCGGCCTCGGCAAGCTGGTCAGCCACGCGCCGTACACCTTCCACGGCGAGACACCCGGCACGCCGTTCGGCGTGGACCTGGAGTTGCTCTCCACGGCCTACGACGTTCCGGCGGGCCACCGTCTCGCCCTGGTCGTCGACACGGTCGACCCGCTCTACATCGAGCACAACCCGACCGGCGCGCAGCTGACCTTCTCCTCGCCGCCGAACGACCCGTCGTACGTGTCGATCCCGCTGCGCGAGCAGTGA